The Mauremys reevesii isolate NIE-2019 linkage group 1, ASM1616193v1, whole genome shotgun sequence genome has a segment encoding these proteins:
- the LOC120399629 gene encoding olfactory receptor 52R1-like, translating into MSDSNKTDFTNPSTFILLGIPGLEAAHVWISIPFCAMYTIAILGNFTILFIVKMEQSLHEPMYYFLCMLAITDLVLSTSILPKTLSIFWFNSREIHFSACLTQMYFIHCFFEMESGILVAMALDRYVAICDPLRHSTILTNPVVAKICLAVLLRGCVVILPIPILARQWPYCRTNIIPQPCCGHIAVVNLACADTRVSSYYGLFVLFCVRGLDVIFITVTYTQILRAIFSLPTKDARLKIFGTCSSHLFVILAFYIPSLFSSLTSRFGKNVPGHFHILIASVCLLMPPVLNPIIYGVRTKQIWGRLLRLFTHKGT; encoded by the coding sequence atgtcagattccaacaaaactgacttcaccaacccctccaccttcatcctgctgggcattcctggcctggaggcagcccatgtctggatctccatccccttctgtgccatgtacaccatagccatcttggggaacttcaccatcctgttcatagTGAAGATGGAGcagagcctccatgagcccatgtactatttcctctgcatgctggccatcaccgacctggtcctgtccacgtccatcctgcccaaaacactgagcatcttctggttcaattccagggagatccatttcagtgcctgcctcacccagatgtacttcattcactgcttctttGAGATGGAGTCTGGGATCCTAGTGGCCATGGCTctggatcgctacgtggccatctgtgatcccctgagacattccaccatcctgacaaaccctgTTGTGGCCAAGATCTGCCTGGCCGTGCTGCTGCGTGGCTGTGTGGTCATATTGCCCATTCCCATCCTGGcgaggcagtggccatattgcagaaccaacatcatcccccaacCATGCTGCGGACACATCGCCGTGGTGAATCTGGCCTGCGCCGACACCCGGgtcagtagttactatggcctcTTCGTACTATTCTGTGTCAGGGGTCTGGATGTGATTTTTATCACCGTGACCTATACCCaaatcctcagggccatcttcagtctccccacaaaggacgcccggctcaagatttttgggacctgcagctcccacctctttGTCATTTTAGCCTTTTATATACCaagtctcttctcctccctcacaTCCCGGTTTGGCAAGAATGTGCCTGGGCATTTCCACATTCTCATTGCCAGCGTGTGCCTCTTGATGCCCCCTGTGCTAAATcccatcatctacggggtgaggaccaaacagatctggggcaggctgctccggctcttcACCCATAAAGGTACCTAA
- the LOC120397943 gene encoding olfactory receptor 52M1-like, with the protein MSDSNKTDFTNPSTFILQGIPGLEAAHVWISIPFCTMYIIAIFGNFTILFVVKTEPSLHGPMYYFLCMLAITDLVLTTSTLPKTLSIFWFNSREINFSACLTQMYFIHCFLETESGIFLAMAFDRYIAICDPLRHSAILTNPVVAKIGLAVLLRGCLVILPLVLLAKQWPYCRTNIIPQPYCAHMAVVNLACTDTRVSSYYGLSVLFSVKGLDMIFITVSYIQILRAIFGLPTKDARLKTFGTCSSHLCVILAFYIPNLFISLMYRVGQNVPGHFHILIANVYQSMPPTLNPIIYGVRTKQIRGRLLRLFTHEGT; encoded by the coding sequence atgtcagattccaacaaaaCTGACTttaccaacccctccaccttcatcctgcagGGCATTCCTGGGCTGGAGGCAGCCcacgtctggatctccatccccttctgcaccatgtacatcATAGCCATCTTTGGGAATTTCACCATCCTGTTCGTCGTGAAGacggagccgagcctccatgggcctatgtactatttcctctgcatgctggccatcaccgacctggtcctgACTACATCTACCCTGCCCAAAacactgagcatcttctggttcaattccagggagatcaatttcagtgcctgcctcacccagatgtacttcattcactgcttcttaGAGACGGAGTCTGGGATCTTCCTGGcaatggcttttgatcgctacatCGCCATCTGCGACCCCCTGAGACATTCTGCCATCCTGACAAATCCCGTTGTGGCCAAGATCGGCCTGGCCGTGCTGCTGCGTGGCTGCCTGGTCATACTGCCCCTTGTCCTCCTGGCAAaacagtggccatattgcagaaccaacatcatcccccagcCGTACTGCGCGCACATGGCCGTGGTGAATCTGGCCTGCACCGATACCCGCGTCAGTAGTTACTACGGCCTCTCTGTGCTATTCTCTGTGAAGGGTCTGGATATGATTTTTATCACTGTGTCCTATAttcagatcctcagggccatcttcggcctccccacaaaggacgcccggctcaagacttttgggacctgcagctcccacctctgtgtcattttagccttttacatcccaaATCTCTTCATCTCCCTCATGTACCGGGTTGGACAGAATGTGCCTGGGCATTTCCACATTCTCATTGCCAATGTGTACCAATCAATGCCCCCCACGCTAAAtcccatcatctatggggtgaggaccaaacagatccggggcaggctgctccggctctttactcatgaagggacctaa